A genomic stretch from Pochonia chlamydosporia 170 chromosome 4, whole genome shotgun sequence includes:
- a CDS encoding phosphoribosylaminoimidazole-succinocarboxamide synthase (similar to Beauveria bassiana ARSEF 2860 XP_008600002.1), producing the protein MSNQAVRFDEAQLAMFAADNAARMDSFKDELALAAGKVTPGVDDTPYIQYALEALTRERGSPTASQLPVPSPPSERYSQGFQQQGPKFMVKGFAPVPASKGEPSSSHGAMHSPISHQPQQPKPKDLPQDRSFPFTPQQPGPAAAPVQQKPSTTHQWIPVDKNMLQTIDPRGRTYPALTFKPRILRPFSLLMLMILCAIMMAGLIFSGVYSQKNDGLTPYPGSIYSGQYFVFRILPQILAGIILIYAQSIVTASLRVVPFATLAQEDPEKRYLALFQNLYATSFLLPQLPGAWQLKTFGIATWLANFTLPLLSAAFTCIYVDREGRWVWSATQGLVWASVALYFILLVAAGILMTFWFGHWTGLLWDARSIADVIPLLHRTNTMSSYRRKGLYERNCDYRAELRERWFDRLGYWQNRDSVGGVWHAIGTSAVPADHGPDFVTEPRSERRSNELSVGSHLTGSSALLDFEGGKYLPWCLRDIPLVSFVLVTSALLLALLIVSFLPQTKLESGFTPLLPSRPDGSAFSAANFLYSFLPSTLGMILFLLFQSFDQALRILQPWGDMASLDGAVASRSILADYAACLPLHVTARALRNGHWRVAVISLMSTLFIFIPILAGGLFMALTTPSQQVRMFPSMPVFGVLLAFLVLYVGCASLLIPQRRQFYLPHCVTTIASLISFCTAKDLYEDPAFRSVRSRKDLAARLGVGRKDVREESLWFFGVLAGRDEKRISVRRMRRYTEKVAMTRSMASMV; encoded by the coding sequence ATGTCGAACCAGGCCGTTCGATTTGATGAGGCTCAGCTGGCAATGTTTGCTGCCGACAATGCTGCCCGCATGGACAGCTTCAAAGATGAGCTAGCACTCGCGGCTGGCAAAGTTACAcctggtgttgatgacacTCCATACATCCAGTATGCTTTGGAGGCTTTGACTCGTGAAAGGGGAAGCCCAACAGCAAGCCAGCTGCCCGTCCCCTCACCTCCCTCTGAACGATACAGTCAAGGATTTCAACAACAGGGCCCAAAGTTCATGGTCAAGGGATTTGCTCCTGTACCCGCCTCCAAGGGCGAACCATCCTCTTCACATGGCGCTATGCATTCACCTATTTCGCATCAACCTCAGCAGCCAAAACCCAAAGATTTGCCTCAAGACCGCAGCTTCCCATTCACACCACAGCAACCTGGGCCTGCAGCTGCACCAGTGCAGCAAAAGCCGTCTACAACACATCAGTGGATTCCGGTAGACAAGAACATGCTACAGACTATTGACCCTCGTGGCCGCACTTACCCGGCTTTGACGTTTAAACCACGAATTTTACGACCATTTTCACTACTAATGTTAATGATTCTGTGCGCTATCATGATGGCGGGGCTGATATTTTCCGGCGTGTACTCACAAAAGAATGACGGCCTGACTCCATATCCTGGCAGTATATACTCGGGACAGTACTTCGTGTTTCGTATCCTACCTCAAATTTTGGCTGGTATCATCCTAATATACGCCCAAAGCATTGTCACAGCATCACTTCGAGTGGTTCCGTTTGCCACATTGGCCCAAGAAGATCCCGAAAAGCGTTATTTGGCTTTGTTCCAGAATCTGTATGCAACATCATTTCTGCTCCCTCAGTTACCAGGCGCATGGCAGCTCAAAACATTCGGCATAGCCACTTGGCTTGCAAACTTTACGTTGCCGCTACTGAGTGCAGCATTCACGTGCATATATGTTGATCGCGAGGGGCGATGGGTATGGTCGGCTActcaaggtctggtctgggctTCCGTTGCCTTGTATTTCATTCTCTTGGTTGCCGCTGGCATATTAATGACTTTTTGGTTTGGTCATTGGACTGGGCTCCTCTGGGATGCCCGCTCAATTGCCGACGTCATCCCTTTGCTGCACCGAACCAATACCATGAGCAGCTACCGACGTAAAGGTCTCTACGAGCGCAACTGTGACTATAGAGCAGAACTCCGAGAGCGATGGTTCGACAGACTGGGCTACTGGCAGAACAGAGACTCGGTGGGAGGAGTTTGGCATGCCATTGGAACTTCAGCCGTGCCCGCGGATCACGGCCCCGATTTTGTAACCGAACCACGATCTGAACGTCGAAGCAACGAGCTCTCCGTCGGTTCTCATCTCACGGGATCATCTGCACTTTTAGACTTCGAAGGTGGCAAGTACCTGCCATGGTGTCTGAGAGACATCCCATTGGTGTCATTCGTCCTTGTGACGAGTGCACTATTGCTAGCTCTCCTCATTGTGTCTTTCTTGCCCCAGACAAAGCTGGAGTCTGGATTTACACCATTGCTCCCATCACGACCCGATGGCTCAGCcttctccgccgccaactttcTGTAcagcttcctcccctccACATTGGGCATGATTCTATTTCTGCTGTTTCAGAGTTTTGATCAGGCGTTGCGCATCCTCCAGCCATGGGGTGACATGGCCTCTCTCGACGGCGCGGTAGCCAGCCGATCCATCCTCGCCGACTATGCCGCCTGCCTACCCTTACACGTAACAGCCAGAGCGCTTCGAAACGGTCACTGGAGGGTTGCCGTCATCTCCCTCATGTCcaccctcttcatcttcatccccatTCTCGCCGGTGGCCTCTTCATGGCCCTGACAACGCCTTCGCAGCAGGTTCGGATGTTCCCGAGCATGCCAGTGTTCGGCGTCCTCCTCGCATTCCTCGTCCTGTACGTTGGTTGCGCATCCCTACTCATCCCCCAGCGCCGCCAATTCTACCTCCCCCACTGTGTAACCACCATCGCCTCTCTCATCAGCTTCTGCACCGCCAAGGACCTCTACGAAGACCCTGCCTTCCGCTCCGTTCGGTCGAGAAAGGATCTCGCTGCCCGACTTGGCGTGGGTCGTAAAGACGTCCGCGAGGAGAGCCTCTGGTTCTTTGGTGTGCTGGCTGGCCGCGATGAGAAACGAATCAGTGTACGACGAATGAGACGGTATACCGAAAAGGTAGCAATGACACGATCTATGGCCTCAATGGTATAG